Proteins encoded in a region of the Zea mays cultivar B73 chromosome 4, Zm-B73-REFERENCE-NAM-5.0, whole genome shotgun sequence genome:
- the LOC100383078 gene encoding transcription factor TGAL4 isoform X2 translates to MRSRLHTPKECSNVTADSTDDSESSSKNHSNHSSDQLGAAAAANMASQFEQASQQQLQHKNMATSSTPRTGKALDPKVIRRLAQNREAARKSRLRKKAYIQQLESCKLKLSQMEQDMQRARTQGLFLGGDPGASTSSGAAMFDVEYARWLDNHSRRLAELNGALHAHLADGDLRAIVDDALTHHDELFQLKAMAAKSDVFHLITGVWTTPAERCFLWMGGFRPSDLLKTLLPQLDPLTEQQVVGICSLQQSSQQAEEALSQGLEQLHQSLADTMAGGSLTDDANMSFMSQMALALGKLANLEGFVIQADNLRQQTLHQMHRILTVRQAARCLLAIGEYHNRLRALSSLWASRPREILVTDEGNCEISIAAQPSQNQFSTF, encoded by the exons ATGAGGTCTCGTCTTCACACGCCCAAG GAGTGCTCGAATGTGACAGCAGACAGCACAGACGACTCGGAGAGCAGCAGCAAGAACCACAGCAACCACTCCTCAGACCAGCtcggagcagcagcagcagcaaacaTGGCGAGCCAGTTCGAGCAAGCTTCACAGCAGCAGCTTCAGCACAAA AATATGGCTACAAGTTCCACTCCAAGAACTGGCAAGGCTCTTGATCCAAAG GTAATCAGAAGGCTGGCTCAGAATCGTGAGGCTGCACGCAAAAGCCGGCTGCGGAAGAAG GCGTACATTCAGCAGCTCGAGAGCTGTAAGCTGAAGCTTTCTCAGATGGAACAGGACATGCAGCGAGCCCGTACCCAG GGCCTCTTTCTTGGAGGAGATCCGGGTGCAAGCACCAGTTCAG GTGCCGCCATGTTTGACGTGGAGTACGCCCGGTGGCTGGACAACCACAGCCGGCGCCTGGCCGAGCTGAACGGAGCCCTACACGCGCACCTGGCAGACGGTGACCTCAGAGCCATCGTCGACGACGCCCTCACCCACCACGACGAGCTGTTCCAGCTCAAGGCCATGGCGGCCAAATCCGACGTGTTCCACCTCATCACTGGGGTGTGGACGACCCCCGCCGAGCGCTGCTTCCTCTGGATGGGTGGATTCAGGCCCTCCGATCTGCTCAAG ACACTGCTGCCCCAGCTAGATCCACTGACAGAGCAGCAAGTGGTCGGCATATGCAGCCTTCAGCAGTCATCACAGCAGGCAGAGGAAGCTCTCTCGCAGGGCTTGGAGCAGCTGCATCAGTCGCTTGCTGACACCATGGCCGGTGGGTCTCTGACTGACGACGCCAACATGAGCTTCATGAGCCAAATGGCTCTTGCCCTCGGCAAACTGGCCAACCTTGAAGGCTTTGTGATACAG GCCGATAACTTGAGGCAACAGACTCTTCATCAGATGCACCGGATTCTGACAGTTCGGCAGGCAGCTCGATGTCTCTTGGCAATTGGCGAGTACCACAACCGCCTTCGTGCCTTAAGTTCCCTCTGGGCTTCTAGACCTCGAGA GATACTGGTGACCGATGAAGGCAATTGTGAGATAAGCATCGCAGCACAACCATCCCAAAACCAATTTTCAACCTTCTGA
- the LOC100282991 gene encoding membrane-associated phospholipid phosphatase (The RefSeq protein has 2 substitutions compared to this genomic sequence), producing MGISKVTGIAATAFLVTSVSLCQLGMRIIMLPFLATGIVASIVTVASHDAINLPWILGKNSVGRFPLWSIILFGPFLTLARTYAMVKRYMRKEAVYDKIVEGLYLGGWPFLLKHLPPGNPSVIDCTCELPRSSFVPADEYLCLATWDTRAPTPHQIEKAARWACEKKSEGKPVYVHCAFGHGRSACVVCAILVALGTAENWKDAENIIRERRKIKMNALHRKTLEEWSKQRVRQKKDK from the exons ATGGGGATATCCAAGGTGACAGGCATTGCCGCGACAGCTTTTCTTGTCACATCTGTTAGTCTGTGCCAGTTGGGAATGAGGATTATTATGCTTCCATTCCTAGCCACCGGTATTGTTGCTTCCATTGTCACGGTTGCATCGCATGATGCCATCAACCTACCGTGGATCTTGGGGAAGAACTCGGTTGGAAGATTTCCTCTTTGGTCGATTATACTGTTTGGTCCTTTCTTGACGCTTGCTCGGACATATGCGATGGTTAAGAGATACATGAGGAAGGAGGCCGTGTATGACAAGATCGTGGAAGGCCTATATCTCGGAGGATGGCCGTTTCTCTTGAAACATTTGCCCCCTGGAAACCCATCTGTCATAGATTGCACTTGTGAGCTTCCAAGAAGTTCATTCGTTCCAGCAAACGAGTATCTTTGCCTTGCAACTTGGGATACCAGAGCTCCAACACCGCACCAGATCGAAAAGGCTGCACGTTGGGCTTGTGAAAAGAGATCTGAGGGGAAGCCAGTTTATGTCCATTGCGCATTTG GTCATGGAAGAAGTGCCTGTGTTGTGTGTGCAATTCTAGTAGCGCTGGGTACTGCTGAGAACTGGAAAGATGCTGAGAACATCATCCGTGAAAGAAGAAAGATAAAAATGAACGCCCTTCACCGTAAAACCTTGGAAGAGTGGTCCAAACAACGAGTTCGTCAGAAAAAGGATAAGTAG
- the LOC100383078 gene encoding transcription factor TGAL4 isoform X1 translates to MGDTSSSSHSRQDPSLLGYGFHGAIANSTPPANFFDQGGGGTYFGELEEAFMHQVASLRRTQQAATVSAPHHGDTKPFPTAAGATAATATATARPPPTLDIFPAWPMRSRLHTPKECSNVTADSTDDSESSSKNHSNHSSDQLGAAAAANMASQFEQASQQQLQHKNMATSSTPRTGKALDPKVIRRLAQNREAARKSRLRKKAYIQQLESCKLKLSQMEQDMQRARTQGLFLGGDPGASTSSGAAMFDVEYARWLDNHSRRLAELNGALHAHLADGDLRAIVDDALTHHDELFQLKAMAAKSDVFHLITGVWTTPAERCFLWMGGFRPSDLLKTLLPQLDPLTEQQVVGICSLQQSSQQAEEALSQGLEQLHQSLADTMAGGSLTDDANMSFMSQMALALGKLANLEGFVIQADNLRQQTLHQMHRILTVRQAARCLLAIGEYHNRLRALSSLWASRPREILVTDEGNCEISIAAQPSQNQFSTF, encoded by the exons ATGGGGGATACTAGTAGTTCTAGCCATTCAAGGCAGGATCCTTCTCTTCTTGGCTATGGCTTCCATGGCGCCATCGCCAACTCCACTCCTCCTGCAAACTTCTT TGACCAAGGAGGAGGAGGCACCTATTTCGGAGAGCTGGAAGAAGCGTTCATGCATCAGGTCGCCTCGCTCAGAAGAACTCAACAGGCTGCAACCGTCTCTGCACCTCATCATGGAGACACCAAGC CCTTTCCCACTGCTGCTGGTGCTACAGCTGCAACGGCTACGGCTACGGCTAGGCCACCTCCTACACTGGACATCTTCCCAGCTTGGCCTATGAGGTCTCGTCTTCACACGCCCAAG GAGTGCTCGAATGTGACAGCAGACAGCACAGACGACTCGGAGAGCAGCAGCAAGAACCACAGCAACCACTCCTCAGACCAGCtcggagcagcagcagcagcaaacaTGGCGAGCCAGTTCGAGCAAGCTTCACAGCAGCAGCTTCAGCACAAA AATATGGCTACAAGTTCCACTCCAAGAACTGGCAAGGCTCTTGATCCAAAG GTAATCAGAAGGCTGGCTCAGAATCGTGAGGCTGCACGCAAAAGCCGGCTGCGGAAGAAG GCGTACATTCAGCAGCTCGAGAGCTGTAAGCTGAAGCTTTCTCAGATGGAACAGGACATGCAGCGAGCCCGTACCCAG GGCCTCTTTCTTGGAGGAGATCCGGGTGCAAGCACCAGTTCAG GTGCCGCCATGTTTGACGTGGAGTACGCCCGGTGGCTGGACAACCACAGCCGGCGCCTGGCCGAGCTGAACGGAGCCCTACACGCGCACCTGGCAGACGGTGACCTCAGAGCCATCGTCGACGACGCCCTCACCCACCACGACGAGCTGTTCCAGCTCAAGGCCATGGCGGCCAAATCCGACGTGTTCCACCTCATCACTGGGGTGTGGACGACCCCCGCCGAGCGCTGCTTCCTCTGGATGGGTGGATTCAGGCCCTCCGATCTGCTCAAG ACACTGCTGCCCCAGCTAGATCCACTGACAGAGCAGCAAGTGGTCGGCATATGCAGCCTTCAGCAGTCATCACAGCAGGCAGAGGAAGCTCTCTCGCAGGGCTTGGAGCAGCTGCATCAGTCGCTTGCTGACACCATGGCCGGTGGGTCTCTGACTGACGACGCCAACATGAGCTTCATGAGCCAAATGGCTCTTGCCCTCGGCAAACTGGCCAACCTTGAAGGCTTTGTGATACAG GCCGATAACTTGAGGCAACAGACTCTTCATCAGATGCACCGGATTCTGACAGTTCGGCAGGCAGCTCGATGTCTCTTGGCAATTGGCGAGTACCACAACCGCCTTCGTGCCTTAAGTTCCCTCTGGGCTTCTAGACCTCGAGA GATACTGGTGACCGATGAAGGCAATTGTGAGATAAGCATCGCAGCACAACCATCCCAAAACCAATTTTCAACCTTCTGA
- the LOC100282991 gene encoding membrane-associated phospholipid phosphatase isoform X1, which produces MGISKVTGIAATAFLVTSVSLCQLGMRIIMLPFLATGIVASIVTVASHDAINLPWILGKNSVGRFPLWSIILFGPFLTLARTYAMVKRYMRKEAVYDKIVEGLYLGGWPFLLKHLPPGNPSVIDCTCELPRSSFVPANEYLCLATWDTRAPTPHQIEKAARWACEKRSEGKPVYVHCAFGHGRSACVVCAILVALGTAENWKDAENIIRERRKIKMNALHRKTLEEWSKQRVRQKKDK; this is translated from the exons ATGGGGATATCCAAGGTGACAGGCATTGCCGCGACAGCTTTTCTTGTCACATCTGTTAGTCTGTGCCAGTTGGGAATGAGGATTATTATGCTTCCATTCCTAGCCACCGGTATTGTTGCTTCCATTGTCACGGTTGCATCGCATGATGCCATCAACCTACCGTGGATCTTGGGGAAGAACTCGGTTGGAAGATTTCCTCTTTGGTCGATTATACTGTTTGGTCCTTTCTTGACGCTTGCTCGGACATATGCGATGGTTAAGAGATACATGAGGAAGGAGGCCGTGTATGACAAGATCGTGGAAGGCCTATATCTCGGAGGATGGCCGTTTCTCTTGAAACATTTGCCCCCTGGAAACCCATCTGTCATAGATTGCACTTGTGAGCTTCCAAGAAGTTCATTCGTTCCAGCAAACGAGTATCTTTGCCTTGCAACTTGGGATACCAGAGCTCCAACACCGCACCAGATCGAAAAGGCTGCACGTTGGGCTTGTGAAAAGAGATCTGAGGGGAAGCCAGTTTATGTCCATTGCGCATTTG GTCATGGAAGAAGTGCCTGTGTTGTGTGTGCAATTCTAGTAGCGCTGGGTACTGCTGAGAACTGGAAAGATGCTGAGAACATCATCCGTGAAAGAAGAAAGATAAAAATGAACGCCCTTCACCGTAAAACCTTGGAAGAGTGGTCCAAACAACGAGTTCGTCAGAAAAAGGATAAGTAG